The DNA segment TTCGGCCTGATAGAATGCGGGCGGCTTGACTTCGTGCATGGGAAAAGAAATCCATCGAACATTCGGGTTTGGACTGGATTCGCCGGTTACTTCACCGGCCAGTCCCTTTTTCCCGTGAAATCCCCCGCGCGTCGCGACCATAATCGGGCGGTCCGGATGGCGGTGCAAGGCGGCCCACATTGCTTTCTGAATACCCTCGGAACCGCTCGCCGCCCACAAAACCTTCTGCGCCTTTGGATTGTGCATGCTTTCAATCAGACGTTCGGAGGCCTCGACTTCCACGGGGGCAATCATATTGTAGGCATTGCGCGGCAGACCGGACGCGTAACGGCGGTAAAGCCGTTCGAACAACGGATGACCGTGGCCGAGGTTTGCCACGAGGACGCCACTCGTAAAATCAATGAGTTTCCGGCCGTCCACCGTCCAAATGTGGCAGCCTTTGGCTTTTTTTACCACGAGTTGCGAGGGGGTATAGGTTCGCAGGCCGCGGCCAACAACCTTGTCCAAACGCCGGCGGATTGCGTTTCCCTTCGGTTCCTTTGGATGAAGAATTGTTTCCTCTTTCATGAAATACTTCCCTTTTCCTTGAAAAAATCAAATGAAATACATTGTGCTGGCGCTGGCGCGATCGAGTATAGTCCGGACGGTGACTTCACGCAGGACGTTCTCGATGCCTGCCGCGACTTCTCGCCAAGTGGGGGCGAGGTCGGCGGAACCTTCGTCTCGCACCGGCAGGGGACGAAGCACGGGCCCGTCCACCGCTTGCACGATGTCCAGCAGCGTGATGGATTCGGGCATACGTCCCAGCAGATAGCCGCCATGCACGCCGCGAACGCTGCGCACAATGCCGGCGCGTTTGAGCTGGAGCAATATCTGGACGAGGAATTTTTCCGGAATGCCACGCTTTCGGGCAATGGCCTCTATCGTCGTCGGTTGCGACATGGAAGAAAGACGAGCCAATTCGATGACCGCGCGGCAGGCATATTCACAACGTGACGAGATATTCATCGTGGACAATCCGATCCTGAAACAGGGGCAAGAAACAGCGGCGGCGGCGAGTTGGCCGAATCGGCAGGCGGCAAGAACACCGTGAACACGCTGCCCTTGCCCGGTTCGCTGGAACATTCGATCGTGCCGCCGTGTTCCTTTACGATTTTCCAGCAGCAGGCCAAGCCCAATCCCGTCCCGCGCGATCCTTTGGTGCTCGAAAAAGCATCGAACAAATGGGGGATCATTTCCGGCAAAATACCGCAGCCCGTGTCGCTCACCTGAATCGTGTGTCCGAACGAGTCGGCGGAGCACGCCACCGTCACATGGCCTCCCTTATCCTGGCAGGCCTCGATGGCATTGACAATGAGATTGAGCGCCAGACGGTATATCGAGGCGCCGTCCACATACGCGGGGGGCAGGGGAACGGGGTCGAAATGGAGTTCGGCGTGGGCGTCCTTTGCGCGCAGTTCAATCGTGCCCAACACGTCTTCGATGATTTTGTTCAGATCCGTCGCGGTCCGTTCGGGTACGCGCTCCTTCGACAGCATCAACAGGTTGAGCATGAGTCCTTCAATGCGATCAATCGATCGTTTCAGGACCGGCCACCCCCATTCGACGCGGCGCCATTCCTTGGATTTGGTGGCTTCTTCGACGATTTCGGCGCCGCCTTTCATGCCGGTTAGGATATTTTTCACGCAATGCCCGACGCTCGCCATGGCAAGGCCGATGGCCGCCAAACGTTCCTGCTCGACTTTCTCGTGGTGGAGTTGGGCGTTTTCGACCGTCAACCCCACCACACGGCCAAGCGCCATGAGGAGTTCGAAATCGCCGTGCGAAAAGGGCATCGCCTTGGTGCCGGAATCCACGTAAAGGGCGCCAATGACGCCCTGCCGGCCGCATAGCGGCACGCAGATGGCCGATCGGATGGCGTGGGCCATCACGCTTTTCGACGCGTCGAAACGCTCGTCCGCCAAGGCGTCCATCGTCATGACAGCGTCCTTCTGGCCCAGCACGCGATCGATCAGCGTGCGACTGAGGGGCGGGCCATCTCCGGTTGTTTCCTGCGAATGCGAGGCCCGGATGACCGGCATTTGCGTGTTGGCATCTATCGTGAGGATGAATCCCCGCTGGGCCGGCACGGCCTCGAAAATCAACGCCAGTATCTGCGAAAGCAAATCGTCCATGTCGAACACGCTGCCCAGCAGATGGGCCGCCCGATAGAGAATCGGCAGGCGGCCCTTGTCGCCGGGCGAGACCATTTGCTCGTACAGCAGTGTGCCCTGATGATAGGAAATGGTCGTGGATGAACTGTTCACCGGGACGGCGCGTTCGATGGAAAACAGATAGTCGCCGATCTGGAACCGGTCGCGCTCGGTCAGGACCGTCTTGCGCATCAGGCGGCCGTTGACGTAGATGCCGTTGCGCGATCCGAGATCCTCGAGCATGATCTTGTCCAAATCGAGATAGACGCGCGCGTGCGAGCGCGACACGGCGCTATCTGTCAGAATTACATCCGCGTCCGTGCTGCGGCCGATTGCCAAGCCGCCTTCCCCGATGCCGAAACGTCCGAACTCCAATCCGCCTTTGTGTACAACGAGTTCGTATTGATCCATTTACCTCACCGCTCCATTGATGGTGTAGAGCAGAAAGACCGGATCCACTGGCTTCTCCACAAATCCCTCCGGCCTTGCCACGCCGTACCGGTTTCCCACCGACGCCTCATCCTCTTTCGCTTCCTGCTCGAATTGATTGATCGCCGTCAACATCACGACGGGTATGTCTTTCGTAAAAACGCCCTCGCGCAGTTCCTTGAACGTCTCAAAGCCATCCTTGACCGGCATCATCAGATCAAGCACGATCAAATCCGGCGCCTCGTCGTTGGCCATGTCGATCGCTTCTTGGCCGTTGACGGCTTCAACGACATGCCACCCTTCCGTTTCGAGAATGGTTCTCACAAACAGGCGGACATCGCTTTCATCGTCAACAACAAGAGCCTTGCGACGATTTTCAAGCATGGTTCCCTTCGGCGGCCTTGCCGCAATGTCGTTTTCAGCGACTGGATTTCCCTATTGCTAAATCGCTGTCGAGGACACATGAATACTCTAACAAAAAGCGTCACCCTCAACGGAATTGATTCTAGGGAAACCTTTCCCCACATTCAACCCCATCAACGCGAGCCCAAATTCGCCATCCCCTTCACGTGTCCATAATTCCGGCGACGACAACGAGACAGGCGTTCTATTTCTTTTCGGCGACATCATAGGCGATCAGGGCGTCGCCGTGGCGAATATAAAGACGGCCGTGAGCGATGGTCGGATGTGCCCAATGCTGGTGTGTTCCCTGTTCGACGGTGAACTGGCCGGTGCGTTCAAAACCCGACGGGACGGCTTTGACAAGACTGACAATGCCGGTTTTCGGCCCTTCATAAGTGTAGAGCATGCCGTCGGCGTACACGACGACGCACTCCTTGATTTCCTTTGCGCTCCACAGGGTGCGGCCCGTGGCCATTTCGACGCATACCAGCCGGCCCCGCTTCGAACTCGTCCCGTAGAGGCAGCCGTCCACCAGCACGACGCCGTGATGCAGCGAATCAAGGTCGCGATTGGTCCATTTCGACGTTACCGACATCCCGTCCGGCGCCATTTCGAGCGCGCCGCCGCCCACGGCGTCGCCCGCGGTGTAATACACGAGGCCGTTGCTGTACACGGGCGGGACGGCGTGTATGTCCCACGGCACTTTCTGCTCGAAAGACCACAACAACGAGCCGGTTTCCGCGTCGGCGCCGAGAATGTACTTGCTGGTTTCAGCCAGGAGAATGCGACGTCCATGATGATTGGCGATGACGGGCGAGCAATAGGAAGCACGGTCTTCGAGACCCTTGGTGGTCCAGACGGTTTCGCCGGTCATTTTATCCAGGGCCGCGACGACGGCGTCCTTACCGCCCGGCGTGCAGATGACGCGTTCGCCGTCAATCAGCACCGACTCGGCCAGATTCCACAGGTTGTTCGAACCGTTGAAACGTTCGAGAACGTTCACTTCCCAACGTTTTGCGCCGGTGTCGAGATCGATGCAATAGACCATGCCCAGCGCGGACATCAGGTAGGCCCGATTGCCATCCAGCGTGGGGGTCGAACGCGAACCGGGCGCCTGATCGTTCGTGGTTTCCTTTCCGTATGGGATTTTCTTTTCGACCGTTCCATCCGCGCTCAGGACGAACAGGTGGCCGATTTCGCCTTCGAGCATGCCCGTTGTATACAATTTTCCCTGTACGGCCGATACCGACGAATAGCCCCGGCCCAGCCCCTGTGCAATCCATGCAATGGACGGACCGCCCTCAGGCCATGTCTTCAACAAGCCTTGTTCGTCGAATTTGCCATCGCGGTTGGGGCCCCGAAACTGCGGCGAATCACCCGCAAAAGCCATACATGAAATGTACAGCAACACGGTTGAAAAAACGGCTGCGGATGTCTTCATCGTCGTACCTTTCGTTATTTATTGTCCAAAATCACGCGATAGCGTACCTGCGGGAGAAGTCAAAAACAAACCGGACGTCAAAAGACTGTCACGGGTGTCGGGAAAAGGACTGATTTCCAAAATCCCATGGGGGCATGATACGATACGCGCCCTGCAGATCGAGGAAACAGTTCATGGGCACTTTTCGCGTGGCCATTCGCATTCTGGGGATGGCGGGCTACATCTTGGCGTTTTTTGTGTTATGGACGCTGGGGCGGCCATTTGCGCGCCTGTTTGAGGGCGGCGCCGTCCGCTGGCGGCGTTTTGCGTTTCGGACATGGGCCCGTTGCGTGGCGCGCATGTTCGGCATGCGGATTATCGTCCATGGCCAACCGCCAAAACCGCCCTTCTTCCTTGTTTCAAACCATTTGACCTATATGGACGGCCTGACCATCGCCAGCGTGGTGGGCGGCGAATTCGTCGCCAAAAGCGAAGTGGCGCATTGGCCCGCCATCGGCTTTTTCGCCCGGCGCGTCAATGCCATTTTCGTGGACCGCCAGAAACGAAGCGACACCGTTCGCGTGAACAAACTCATCCGGGAAACGCTCGATCGGGGTGAAGGGGTCGTGATGTTCGCCGAAAGCACGACATCCAAGGGCACGACCATCATGCCCTATAAAACGGCCCTGTTTGCACCGGCCATTGAATATGGCATTCCCGTTTATTACGCAACGATCCATTACAATCCGCGCCCCGGTCTGCCGCCCGCAACGCAATGGATTACCTGGTGGGAACCCATTTCGTTCGGGGCGCACTTTGTCCGAATGGCCCAATATCCCGGCTTCGATGCGGTTCTCACCTTCGGAACGGAACCCATTTCTGGAACGGACCGCAAAGAACTTGCAAAAGCGGTCCATGAGGCGTCCTTGCGGCAATTTGTCCCGATGGAATAGCCCCTGTCCAGCCTCGTCCACGAAACCGACTTGAGCCGGCAATGGCCGGTATGGTCTCATGTGTTGCATGCGAAATGCCTTTGGACTGGTTCTCATTTTCACGGCGTTGGCGGCGCATGCCAACGAACCTGTTACGATCTTTTTCTGGGGCAGTGAGTGGGACACGCTCGCTCTGGATCTGATCCAGGATTTCGAAACACGTCACGACGGCCGCGATGGGTGTCCTCCCATCAAAGTCATCATGGGCCAGACGGCCTGCATCAACAATATTGACGATCCGCAGCGGCTCATGACGGCCATTGCGGGCGGCGATCCGCCGGATGTCGTATGGTTCAACCGTTACGCCGTCGGCGGCATGGCCGCGCGGGGTGCGTTCGAATCGCTCCAACCCTTCTACGATCGCGATTTGGCTGAATATCCAAACGATCCAATGACGTTGCGCGAGGAACAGTTCTTCCCGGCATGCTGGTCTGATGTCATGGTCAAGGGGGAACTCTTCGCCATCCCCGCCGACACGGATAATCGCGCCCTCTATTACAACAAGGACATCTTCGACAAACACGCCAATGCCCTTATCGCCGCCGGATGCGTTGATCCGGACGATCCGGCGAAACCCGGTCCGCCGCGCGATTGGGATCAACTCCGAAAGTGCGCGGAGATCCTGACCGAACGCGACGACAACGGGCGTTTGATCCGCGTGGGATTCATACCGAATTTCGGTAATTCGTGGTTGTATCTCTACAGTTGGCTGAACGGGGGGCGATTTCTGAGTCCCGACGGGCGGACCTGCACCCTCAACGGTCCCGAAACCGTCGAGGCGCTCGCGTATGTGACCGAAATCTACGACCTGATGGGCGGCGCGGAAGCGGTCAGCGTGTTTCAGACATCACTGCAGGGCGGCGATCTCGACCCGTTTCTGTCAGGGAAAATCGCAATGCGAGTGGACGGCGACGGCTTCCTCAACACGATAGCGAACCAACGGCGCGACATGCGGTTTGGCGTCGTGCTCACGCCGCCGCCCGCGGGCAAAAAAGCGCTCGGCTGGTCGGCGGGCTGGTCATGGGCGATGCCGAAAGGAGCACGCCATCCAAACGAGGCGTGGAAATTCATCAAGCACCTTGCGTCGCGCCAAGCCTACGAAATACGCGCCAATGCCCGAAAACAGGCCGCTCAGGCCGCAGGCAACATCTTCATCCCGTGGTTCAGCGCGCGTCGCGACGTCACCGAATGGGCGCTCGAACATTACCTGTACGCCAATCCCGGCATCGAAGAGAAGTACAAGGATGCGATGCGCGTATTTTTCGGCGGCATGTCCTTCTCGGAGCATTTGCCCATTACGCCGGTTGGGCAATTGTTGTGGACGGCACAGGTCCGCGCGCTCGACAGCGGCATCTTCAAGCGCTACGACAAGAACGATACCCGTAAAAACGCGCAAATCGCGCTCGATTTGAACGCAAAAATGGTGCAGGCCGAACTGGATCGAATCTACAATCCGAAACCGTACCCAGTGGTCCGCTGGGCCCCGCTTATAGGGATATACGTGGCCATGGTCATTGTGGGGTTGCCGTTCGGCTATTGGCATTTCGGACGCCGCGTGCGCGCGCGCGGCTATTTTCGGCGTGAACACCGCGCCGGTTATTTCTTTGCCATGCCGTGGCTTGCCGGATTCATTCTGTTCGGCGGCGGCCCCATCTGTTTTTCGTTATTGATGAGTTTTTGCCAATACGATGTGCTGTCGCCGCCCAAATTCGTCGGACTCGACAATTACACCGCAATGCTCACAGACGATCCGTTGTTCTACAAGTCGCTCTGGAACACCCTGTTCATGGCAATAGGCATTCCGCTGGGCATGGCCTTGAGCCTCGCGATCGCCCTGCTGCTCAACTATGAAATCAAAGGCATGGCGATCTACCGGACATTCTTTTACCTGCCCGCGATCATGCCCGCCGTCGCCGCTTCGATATTGTGGGTATGGATTTTCAATCCCGACGCGGGCATCCTGAACGCCCTGCTCGCCAAGGCCGGGGTTCACGGCCCGGCGTGGCTTCAAAACCAATACTGGTCTAAACCCGCGTTGATCGTCATGGGACTCTGGGGCGCGGGCTCCGGCATGATCGTATGGCTCGCGGGGCTGAAGGGCATCCCCCGCCATCTTTACGAGGCCGCCGAACTCGACGGCGCCGGCCGTTTCCGACAGTTCTTCCACGTCACGATCCCCATGCTCAGCCCCTATATTCTGTTCAACCTGATCATGGGCATCATCGGCACATTTCAAATCTTCACGCAGGCCTTCATCATGACACAGGGCGGCCCCCTCGACTCGACCCTCTTCTACGCCTACCACCTCTTCAACAACGCCTTCCGTTATATGAAAATGGGCTATGCTTCCGCCATGGCGTGGTTCCTTTTCGCCATTGTGCTTGTCCTTACCGTCGTCCAACTCCGCCTCTCCAGGATTTGGGTCCACTACGAAACGGAAAATTGATCCTCCATTCGGGAAGAAACGCCGGACGCACCCGGTTTGCCCCAAGGGCGATAGGGCATTATGGAGGGGATGAAGTCGTGGCTACTTCAGATATTTGGCCGGATTGACCCGGACGCCGTTGACATGGACTTCGTAGTGGATATGGGGTCCGGTGCTTCGCCCGGTCGAACCCAGTTTGCCGATGACGGTCTTTCGGTCCACCTGATCGCCCACTTCGACCAGCCGGGTCTGGAGATGACCGTACCATGTTTCGATGCCGCCGCCGTGGTTGATCTTGACGAGGTGGCCGAGGCCGCCCTTGTCGTATTCGGAGTAAACCACGGTGCCTTTGGCTGTCGCAATTACGGGCGAACCCAGCGGGGCCGTAATGTCCGTGCCATCGTGATGGGAAATCCGGAACGTGTACGGATCCTTCCGAAATCCGAAGGGGGAACTGATGTCGCGGCGGCTGCTGAGCGTCGGCCAGATGGACGGTAGACGCGTCACTTCCTCCTGCTTGGCCCGTAGATCACGGACCAATTCCTGCAGGCTGGCTGTCCGCAAATTGATTTCCTGGATGATCAGATCGGCCGAGGGCTGCGAAAGCCCGTAGATTACGCTGGGGGAAACAATTTTGGGATCTTCCGTCTCGTATGCCAAGGCATCGAGCGAACTCGCTCCGCCGCCTTTTCCGCCGCCTCCGGGAGCCATGCTGACTTCCCGTACCGTGCGCCGTGGCGCAAGGCCCGTCAGGCCGCGCGCCTGGTTTTCCATGTCGCGCAACTCGCTCAACTGGGCCGTTATCCGCGAAAGAGTGGCGTCATATTCCGAGCGAAGCCGCTGTTCGAGTTCAAGGCGCTCTTGGGCGGTCATGGCCGGCTGGGGATTCGGAGCCGAAAATTGTTGCGCATACTGGGTTTCAAGGTCGCGCCGCACCTGTTCGAGGTGCTTTACCTGCCGGACATAGCACTCATGGCGCTTGAAAAAGAATGAAGTGGTGAAAGACAGCCCAACCACCACCATCACCACCAGCCATATCTGGTAAGCGCTCAGATTAAGCGTTCGCGAGCTGCCCCGATCATGGGGTATCAGCATCACGGTCCACTTTTTCATCCGATTAGGCTCCCACGATGCGTCCGTAATCCAAGTTTCTGTGCTACAATTGGCTCGGAGCCGGGTAATTCCACCACCCATTGTACGGGCATTCTCGTGTACCCGTACGGCGAGGCATCTCTACTTCATCACGTGTCCTCGCGCAGTCAGACTGCTTTCAATTATATCGGCAGTTCCCTTCAACGCGGTCAAAATATAGCATACAAAGTGTCCTGAGTCAACCCTTTTTAGAATGTCATTATGCTAATAATATTATAAGTAATAATTCACGAATTTCGATCAATACACAATATGAATTTTCGGAGTTCCCGCAGGAGTTGCGAGGCGGATAATGGCTTTTACCGGGTCGAAATCGGTGTGCGCCGTCCCGTTGACTTCCACGGATTTCATTGGTAAATCCCCCGGATGACGGACGCGCAAGACAATGGCGCCGGGTGTGCTGCGTGCGGGCGGTGTAATCGAGGCGTCAATATGGCCTTTTGACACGGAGGAGACGATTCGATAACCGACCGTTCCGAATCGCGTTGGGGCGTTTTCGATGGCGATGACGTTGCCGTCGTTGAACCATTGGCTGGGTGCGAACGGCGCCAGCCAGAGATCCTCTCCACGTTCGGCCACGAAGAGGGTGCGCGTCTGGACCAGAAACCAGCCGGTTTCGTGGGTTTTGTTCCATGCGCCGATGTTGTGGAAATGCTCCCACAACGACAGGTTTTCGAGGCTCACTTGGGCCGCGAGGGCGTTGAAATACGATCTTAGAAACGGCTTGACGTCATCGCGCAGGGCGTAAATTTCGGCATTGCGGGTGTAATACGGTTGAACTTTGGAGAAACCTCCCATGTTGAAGAAATCGGCTTCATTCTTGTCTGCGGGATAGTCGCCCATGCCGCTTTGGAGAAACCAGACATTTTCCATGTGATCGATCATTTGCTCCGTTTCGGGATCGCCGGGTCCGATGACTCCCAGCGGAACAAGATGATGTGCGCCCAACTCGACATCGTATGCCCAACTGCGGTTGCCGTCTTCTCCCGGGATCATCTCTCCGGTCGTGCCGAATCCATAGAGCATGCCGCTGTAGGCCGGAATGCACAGCCCATCAAACAGCGGCCATGCGGGTGTCCGGGCTTGGTTCCACCGGTAGGCGTACAGGATGGCTTCCCGGAATCGGTCCGCTTCTCCGGACAAGCGCCCCGCTTGCGGATGCCGTATCCGATTCAGGGCATCGGCGATTTCCCGCAAACCCGCATAATAGTGGGCTTGAATCGCGAAACGGTATGCGAAACGATTCCAATCGGCGCCAACACCGGGCGGCACAAGACCGGCTTCCGGTGTTTCTTCGGGGGAACGGTTGGTTCGGCGGGTCTTCTCGCACTGCCGCGCAATCCATTGGGCGGCTTGCGCGGCCTTGGGCGCGACAAGATCGAACCATGGCTTGTCCTGCCACAGGGCATGATGTCGCGCCAGCGTCCATAGATGCCAGCCTGTGCCCATCAACGTGTAGCCGGTCGTCAGCAGGCCATCGGGCTTGTAGCGTTGGACAAAAAAATCAAGGGACCGCCGCGCGTAATCCCGATGCCCCATCAAATCCATGCCGTAAATGGGCGCGTGCGCCTCGCTTTCAAGGGGGCCGTAACGATCGGAAGCAATCCATGCCGCCACCGTTGCGCCGTCGCGTTCGTTGCGCGCGGCCAGCAGACAATGCGCCTGCGATGCGCGGATGATAGAACTCAACAGCGGGTCCGGAATCTCAACCTGCATCGCCCCGGCCATGATCCGATCCCAATAATCCCGGAAGTCCGCAAAAAGGGGCGCGCAATCCGGTTCCGGTTCGAAGTCGGCGGCAAGCGCCTGCCACAACGGGATAAAAACGGTGCATCGCAGACGGTTGCCCGCCGTTACCCGGCCCGCAATGGCCAGTTCATCACCGGCCGCGAAGCACTTCAATCCCTCGTCCACCATGGCGACATGAGCCAGAAGCCGGCCCCGCTCAACAAACCATCCGCGAGCGTTGTTCGGGTCTGTCTCCGGTTTGTATGCGCGATCGCCACCCGCGACGGCAAGACCAAGCGAGACTTCGCCCGATCCTTCAAAGGTATATTCCGCGACGCATACCGGCTTGTCGTAGAGCCATTGCGGCGCGGTGGCAAGGGGACGTCCGCCCGGCGCAACGAATACGCACTGACGGTACATCACGCCGCCTTCTTCGATTGTGATTTCCGGCGCGGGCAGCCATTCGCCGCGCAAGATACGCTTGGCGACAGGCGCTTTGCCCGAACCGAACCGCATACTCATGCGACAGGAAGGAGATGTTCCGCTGCCTGTTTCGGGCGGAATCCCCCCCAGCGGCTCGAACTGGATGCCGCCGTCACGATGCGCGATGACTTTCCGGTTGTCGCATGCCAGCGAAAGCATCGTCGGGCCGTTATTTTGGATGGGATTGTGCGTATGCGCCAACGCTTGGGCAAGCGATTGATCCGGCATGGCCCGCACGCGTTCCAGCACCGACTTGTGGCCGGCGAGGGAATCGCGGTACTCGGTCAGCGAAGTTGGTTCGCTGTCGGGCGTCGCATAGACCCCGATTGCGGGGACATACACCCGTTTGAGCGACAGCACGTCTTCGACGGCAATCCCGCAGGTTCCCCGAGGCGTTTGGATGCGCAACACCGTCCGATCAGATTTCGACGGGCGTGGCCGGCTGTATTTGACCTTCAAGCGCACCGTGTCCCGCAGGGGACACGAAGTGTTGGAGTGCGCCTCGGACGTCAAATCCGGCAGCAAAGCGCCGTTGTAGATTTCGATGTGTCCGTCGTCTTCGCCGGCCGGTTCTTCGAGTTCGATGCGCAATGTGGTTTCGGCCCAATTCGATCGCGTAAACGCCGACAACTGTTCGATTGGCGGCAAGGACCGCGCTTCTGGGACGATCCAGCGAATCTTTTCCGTGCCTGTTC comes from the Candidatus Hydrogenedentota bacterium genome and includes:
- a CDS encoding M23 family metallopeptidase, encoding MKKWTVMLIPHDRGSSRTLNLSAYQIWLVVMVVVGLSFTTSFFFKRHECYVRQVKHLEQVRRDLETQYAQQFSAPNPQPAMTAQERLELEQRLRSEYDATLSRITAQLSELRDMENQARGLTGLAPRRTVREVSMAPGGGGKGGGASSLDALAYETEDPKIVSPSVIYGLSQPSADLIIQEINLRTASLQELVRDLRAKQEEVTRLPSIWPTLSSRRDISSPFGFRKDPYTFRISHHDGTDITAPLGSPVIATAKGTVVYSEYDKGGLGHLVKINHGGGIETWYGHLQTRLVEVGDQVDRKTVIGKLGSTGRSTGPHIHYEVHVNGVRVNPAKYLK
- a CDS encoding lysophospholipid acyltransferase family protein — protein: MGTFRVAIRILGMAGYILAFFVLWTLGRPFARLFEGGAVRWRRFAFRTWARCVARMFGMRIIVHGQPPKPPFFLVSNHLTYMDGLTIASVVGGEFVAKSEVAHWPAIGFFARRVNAIFVDRQKRSDTVRVNKLIRETLDRGEGVVMFAESTTSKGTTIMPYKTALFAPAIEYGIPVYYATIHYNPRPGLPPATQWITWWEPISFGAHFVRMAQYPGFDAVLTFGTEPISGTDRKELAKAVHEASLRQFVPME
- a CDS encoding Rrf2 family transcriptional regulator — its product is MNISSRCEYACRAVIELARLSSMSQPTTIEAIARKRGIPEKFLVQILLQLKRAGIVRSVRGVHGGYLLGRMPESITLLDIVQAVDGPVLRPLPVRDEGSADLAPTWREVAAGIENVLREVTVRTILDRASASTMYFI
- a CDS encoding extracellular solute-binding protein — encoded protein: MRNAFGLVLIFTALAAHANEPVTIFFWGSEWDTLALDLIQDFETRHDGRDGCPPIKVIMGQTACINNIDDPQRLMTAIAGGDPPDVVWFNRYAVGGMAARGAFESLQPFYDRDLAEYPNDPMTLREEQFFPACWSDVMVKGELFAIPADTDNRALYYNKDIFDKHANALIAAGCVDPDDPAKPGPPRDWDQLRKCAEILTERDDNGRLIRVGFIPNFGNSWLYLYSWLNGGRFLSPDGRTCTLNGPETVEALAYVTEIYDLMGGAEAVSVFQTSLQGGDLDPFLSGKIAMRVDGDGFLNTIANQRRDMRFGVVLTPPPAGKKALGWSAGWSWAMPKGARHPNEAWKFIKHLASRQAYEIRANARKQAAQAAGNIFIPWFSARRDVTEWALEHYLYANPGIEEKYKDAMRVFFGGMSFSEHLPITPVGQLLWTAQVRALDSGIFKRYDKNDTRKNAQIALDLNAKMVQAELDRIYNPKPYPVVRWAPLIGIYVAMVIVGLPFGYWHFGRRVRARGYFRREHRAGYFFAMPWLAGFILFGGGPICFSLLMSFCQYDVLSPPKFVGLDNYTAMLTDDPLFYKSLWNTLFMAIGIPLGMALSLAIALLLNYEIKGMAIYRTFFYLPAIMPAVAASILWVWIFNPDAGILNALLAKAGVHGPAWLQNQYWSKPALIVMGLWGAGSGMIVWLAGLKGIPRHLYEAAELDGAGRFRQFFHVTIPMLSPYILFNLIMGIIGTFQIFTQAFIMTQGGPLDSTLFYAYHLFNNAFRYMKMGYASAMAWFLFAIVLVLTVVQLRLSRIWVHYETEN
- a CDS encoding response regulator, with amino-acid sequence MLENRRKALVVDDESDVRLFVRTILETEGWHVVEAVNGQEAIDMANDEAPDLIVLDLMMPVKDGFETFKELREGVFTKDIPVVMLTAINQFEQEAKEDEASVGNRYGVARPEGFVEKPVDPVFLLYTINGAVR
- a CDS encoding ATP-binding protein codes for the protein MDQYELVVHKGGLEFGRFGIGEGGLAIGRSTDADVILTDSAVSRSHARVYLDLDKIMLEDLGSRNGIYVNGRLMRKTVLTERDRFQIGDYLFSIERAVPVNSSSTTISYHQGTLLYEQMVSPGDKGRLPILYRAAHLLGSVFDMDDLLSQILALIFEAVPAQRGFILTIDANTQMPVIRASHSQETTGDGPPLSRTLIDRVLGQKDAVMTMDALADERFDASKSVMAHAIRSAICVPLCGRQGVIGALYVDSGTKAMPFSHGDFELLMALGRVVGLTVENAQLHHEKVEQERLAAIGLAMASVGHCVKNILTGMKGGAEIVEEATKSKEWRRVEWGWPVLKRSIDRIEGLMLNLLMLSKERVPERTATDLNKIIEDVLGTIELRAKDAHAELHFDPVPLPPAYVDGASIYRLALNLIVNAIEACQDKGGHVTVACSADSFGHTIQVSDTGCGILPEMIPHLFDAFSSTKGSRGTGLGLACCWKIVKEHGGTIECSSEPGKGSVFTVFLPPADSANSPPPLFLAPVSGSDCPR
- a CDS encoding PQQ-like beta-propeller repeat protein, with translation MKTSAAVFSTVLLYISCMAFAGDSPQFRGPNRDGKFDEQGLLKTWPEGGPSIAWIAQGLGRGYSSVSAVQGKLYTTGMLEGEIGHLFVLSADGTVEKKIPYGKETTNDQAPGSRSTPTLDGNRAYLMSALGMVYCIDLDTGAKRWEVNVLERFNGSNNLWNLAESVLIDGERVICTPGGKDAVVAALDKMTGETVWTTKGLEDRASYCSPVIANHHGRRILLAETSKYILGADAETGSLLWSFEQKVPWDIHAVPPVYSNGLVYYTAGDAVGGGALEMAPDGMSVTSKWTNRDLDSLHHGVVLVDGCLYGTSSKRGRLVCVEMATGRTLWSAKEIKECVVVYADGMLYTYEGPKTGIVSLVKAVPSGFERTGQFTVEQGTHQHWAHPTIAHGRLYIRHGDALIAYDVAEKK